The genomic window GATGATGGTCTCAAACTGCATGGTGTCCAGGTGCCTCCACCGACGCGTTGGCGCGGTGTCCGCACGAGAGCATTCATCCTGGCACTCGGGGCAGCAGAGTTTGCCGCCGGAGTGACGCAATTGGATCACAACCCTGTTGGCATCCATCTGAAGGTCAACGTTCTGGACCTGCCACTGGTCATCAAGTCCCAGTAGCAAACGATAGTGGGCATGTAGTTCATTCATACAGCCATGGTAGAAAAACCAAGACCGCTCGGAAATCAGCCACTAAAATCGACGAAGAGCCCCCGGAGGGAGGGTGAAGTCGAGTTCACCTCCCCCGTGGGGAGGTCAGAGTCGGCGGTAGCCGGCTCTGGGTGGGGTTCGGAGTGTTAGAAGTAGATCGTGCAAACATGGTTTCACCACCCTCCCCGGCCGCTATCGCGGCCGACCCTCCCGGCGGGAGGGTGATTTTTAATTCACCTCCCCTGTGGGGAGGTCAGAGTCGGCGGTAGCCGGCTCTGGGTGGGGCTCGGAGTATTAGAGATGGACGGTGCAAGTATGGTTTCACCACCCTCCCCGGTCGCTTCCAGCGGCCGACCCTCCCGGAAGGGAGGGTGAAACTTTTTGGGGCGAAGCGTCTATCGTGTTACCAACCGCGCATAAAAAAACTCTCTTGCAGCAAAGCTG from Novipirellula caenicola includes these protein-coding regions:
- a CDS encoding transposase family protein — translated: MNELHAHYRLLLGLDDQWQVQNVDLQMDANRVVIQLRHSGGKLCCPECQDECSRADTAPTRRWRHLDTMQFETIIEAAIPRSQCTQCGVKTIAVPWAGKHSRFTLMFEAFAIKVLQSARLCLKTLNCGIPWGDDSKIATDHR